A genomic segment from Chitinophaga flava encodes:
- a CDS encoding amidophosphoribosyltransferase, with amino-acid sequence MEKQHNRGQDGAGVATVKLNTEPGVPFMHRIRSAAPQAIGDVFSKIREEIQEIEKYQPEITKYPGLLKGHIRFLGENLMGHLRYATQGKNNVELCHPFVRYNTIPARNLAMAGNFNLVNADELFKFVQVNPGEVHKNSDLAAMLETVHHFLAKEDEEHRNELNVKNILQQAFSLFDGGYHACGLIGTGDAFVIRDPNGIRPSYYYINEDVIVAASERAAIRTTFNVGENEVLELMPGNALIVKNNGEYSIEQILEPKERKACSFERIYFSRGNDEKIYKERTSLGRNLSATVLKAIDNDLRNTIFSFIPNTAEVAFYGLLKGLEDYLNKIKVERILSWDKDFDEEKLTEMVNRRIRIDKIAIKDVKMRTFITEDSSRNEMVQHVYDITYGTVRPGIDSLVVIDDSIVRGTTLRESIIKMLDRLGPKRIIVVSSAPQIRYPDCYGIDMSKMGDFVAFQAAIALLKDHGKEHILQEAYGLCKELQRTNTLHAQNVVKNVYKPFTPEQISAKIAEILTPEGINANVEVIYQSIESLHEACPNNLGDWYFTGDYPTPGGNRVVNKAFMNFMEGKNERGY; translated from the coding sequence ATGGAAAAACAACACAACAGAGGCCAGGATGGCGCTGGTGTGGCAACGGTAAAACTCAACACAGAACCTGGTGTTCCCTTCATGCACAGGATTCGCAGCGCCGCCCCACAGGCTATCGGCGATGTTTTCAGTAAGATCAGGGAAGAGATACAGGAAATCGAAAAGTACCAGCCCGAAATCACCAAATACCCCGGACTCCTTAAAGGACATATCCGGTTCCTCGGTGAAAACCTGATGGGCCACCTCCGCTACGCTACCCAGGGCAAAAACAACGTGGAACTCTGCCACCCTTTTGTACGCTACAACACCATCCCTGCCCGCAACCTGGCCATGGCCGGAAACTTCAACCTGGTAAACGCCGACGAGCTCTTTAAATTTGTTCAGGTAAACCCTGGTGAAGTACATAAAAACAGCGACCTCGCCGCAATGCTCGAAACCGTTCATCACTTTCTTGCTAAAGAAGATGAAGAACACCGCAACGAGCTCAATGTTAAAAATATCCTGCAACAGGCATTCTCCCTGTTCGACGGCGGATACCACGCCTGTGGCCTTATCGGTACCGGCGACGCCTTCGTGATCCGCGATCCGAACGGCATCCGTCCTTCCTACTACTATATCAACGAAGACGTAATCGTAGCCGCCTCCGAAAGAGCCGCCATCCGCACTACCTTCAACGTAGGCGAAAATGAAGTGCTCGAACTCATGCCCGGCAACGCCCTCATCGTTAAAAATAACGGCGAGTACTCCATAGAACAAATCCTCGAACCCAAAGAACGCAAAGCCTGCTCCTTTGAAAGGATTTACTTCTCCCGTGGCAACGACGAAAAAATCTACAAGGAACGTACCTCCCTCGGCCGTAACCTGTCTGCCACCGTACTCAAAGCTATCGACAACGATCTCAGAAATACCATCTTCTCCTTCATCCCCAATACCGCCGAAGTAGCCTTCTACGGCCTCCTCAAAGGTCTGGAAGACTATCTCAACAAAATCAAGGTGGAAAGGATTCTCTCCTGGGATAAGGATTTTGATGAAGAGAAACTGACCGAAATGGTCAACCGTCGTATACGTATCGACAAAATCGCCATCAAAGACGTAAAAATGCGCACCTTCATTACGGAAGATTCCAGCCGTAATGAAATGGTACAGCACGTATATGATATCACCTACGGTACTGTAAGACCCGGCATCGACTCACTGGTAGTGATAGACGACTCCATCGTAAGAGGTACCACCCTCCGCGAAAGCATCATTAAAATGCTGGACCGCCTCGGGCCCAAACGTATCATCGTGGTGTCTTCTGCACCGCAGATCCGCTACCCCGACTGCTACGGTATCGACATGAGTAAAATGGGCGATTTTGTTGCCTTCCAGGCTGCCATCGCACTGTTGAAAGATCATGGCAAGGAACATATCCTGCAGGAAGCCTATGGCCTGTGTAAAGAGCTGCAACGCACCAATACACTCCATGCTCAGAACGTAGTGAAAAATGTTTATAAACCTTTCACACCTGAGCAGATTTCAGCTAAAATCGCTGAAATACTCACCCCGGAAGGCATCAACGCCAATGTGGAAGTCATCTACCAGTCTATCGAAAGCCTCCACGAAGCCTGCCCCAACAATCTGGGCGACTGGTACTTCACCGGAGACTATCCGACCCCTGGCGGCAACCGCGTGGTAAACAAAGCCTTCATGAACTTCATGGAAGGTAAAAACGAAAGAGGATACTAG